TGAGAGCACTTAGAAAGATGAAAGCTTGGAGAGTCCTCAGAGGTATGGAACCGCCATTAAGGAACTGAGCTCCCAAGTGCGTTGAAAACTAGACGAGAAGAGAGATTGAGCTCGGAGGAACCGCCATTATTGCGGAGCTGAGCTCGAGAGGCGGAGGAAGCGAGCGTGAGTTGCAGTGAGAAAGCTCGGAAGATCGGAGATTTCACAGtggagatggagagagagagtgagggggAAGAGGAGGAGTGGCATTGAATGGTAATTTAGGAGAAATTTGGAGTCCGAAATTGGGAAAATGAACGGAGGTGCGTACTGTGCAGGTTTTGTTGTTTCTCTCACTTAAAGCCTACGTTTTCCAGGTCGTGGGTTTTGGTGGGGATATAATCACGATAATGCCctttttttaacttatttattttttgtttttgaattttgaagtaTTGTATTTGCAGTTTAAGCCCATGTATTTTTGTGTAATTCTGATGTATGGTTTCGAAGATTTTCTTGGTTTTGTGATgtatattgttttgttttcttgtcccGTGAATCGTACGAGAGTAACTTCGACTTAATAATACAAAGCCACCTGTTAGTTTTCATTcaattacactatgtttggatgagggaaataaacttgaaattttggtaaaagttataatttataaattaacatgCACAAATTCtattgtttggattcataaacatggaaatttagaatttctgcgtggaaaaaaaacttaaatttgagaccttcaattcccaagttcaaattccatgtaaatatgtgttatttctcaatttctatgatttagagtttaaaaataacaaattcagtgttcaattccattgttcttttagattaaccaaacaagaaaatttacaaattcttgaaaataaaatattgtcatttcaatttccgtcattttaaaattctttaataATCCTAAATTTCATCATCCAAACATAATGTTATATTATGTTACTGAATTGAGATGTTACCACAGCGATCTACCAAGTCAATTTAAGTTCTCGTCTGACACCTCTATATTGTAGCTTTGAGTATTTGGTTGTACCGGTGACCTAATCGTTTTGAATTTAAGAATTCCTCCTTGATTAGGGTTAACCCCCTATTGTAATTATTTTAACCCCCTATTGTAATTATAGAAATCTCAATACTCACATTACTTAAATTGAgaggttttcttttttctctaatGTGCAATAGCAGTGTCTTTTTTAAAATCTCTAAATTAAATTACATATAGTTATGAGTCTTAATTACGTTATTTTATTTCTCGATCAGAGTATTAGAAATAATATCTttctttttaagttatttttctCATAACTGAGATTGTATAAGAGGTAAGGGTTGACCAAGGactaattaattagtaaagtcttcaaatttaaattgaGATTATATAAGAGGTGTAACTAGCTCTCTTAATTTTGCCTAGTTTCTCTCATGTAAAATGTTCAAGGTAAGTtgaataaaaaatcaattatattTCAGATCATTTACTAAAAATATGACAAATAAGACGACAAAGtttcaaatctcaaaattatATATTGACAATAACATGTCTGAGCGCGTAACAAGAAGCTAATAATGTACACCGTAAACTTCTAATTTGTCTGTATAACCATATAATActccatttatttatttttgctgGTTATTCATTTTTCTCAaccatatattaaaaaaagtcaGATGCACAAATGAATTAAACAATTAAGTACTGAAAATCGGCCGAGGAGATCAATAGAGAAAGAGGGAGGGTCGTCGTACGGCTGGTTATTGGGCGCCACGACGTCGTTTGGAAGCTAAAACGCGGTCCAGAACGTCCGATGCAGAGGCGGAGCTGAGCGGAGAGAGAGGATCGAATCGGAAAATGGCTGGGAAGATGAAGAAGGGCGAGGCGAGCAGTAGCGGCGGCGGCAGTAGTAACCACAGAGGAGAAAGCGTGGTGGTGGACTACGGCAAAAACAAAAGCTCCTGCGGCTATTGCAAATCCGGTGCTCGCACCAGTATCTCTCACGGTCCGTTTCTCTCATCAACTCCCTCGCTCTCtaaaatttgtttggttttaagCTCGTAATTTGGTTGATTTGTCTTGCTAATTAGATTTAGAACAAGTTTAGGAATTTGATTGTGTGATTGATGGAGCCCTTGGAAAACTTGAGCCTTTGAAAATGGTTTTCTCCGTatagttgtttgtttgttcccAAATCGTTGCTAATTATCCAAAATTTTGTAGATTGGAATCATTGTGTTTAATTCCATGAATAAAAGTTACTGTGATCAATTTGCAAGTTAGTTATGAGGTTTCTAAGCGATTCGAATTTGGACAGAAATTTTATCACAAGAATTTGTTGTATGCAAAtttttgggtttgagagttgGGATGTTAGGCCAATTCTAAGTTGCTAACTATAGCTCTGTTTGCCGTCACCCGTGTTAAAACTTCTTTTGCCCTTTTGGGGATAAATTTAATGTCTGATTACATTCTTAACTTGTCTTCGATTTTTTCAGGTTTGTGGGCACATAGCATTACGATCAATGACTACCAAGGTTTGCTTTTTATTGGCTTCCCTTTATATCTTGTGAACAATACTACTGTTATTGTAGCGGTAACCACGATAAGAAAACACTCTCGTTTGacccagaaaaaaaatgataaagaacTCTTGACAAATTTGTTATACCATTTTACTGCTTACAATGTTGTcttgatttcttttttcttttcagatctCCTTGACCGCGGTTGGAGACGATCTGGTTGTTTTCTTTACAAACCTGAGATGGAAAGAACATGCTGCCCTGCTTATACTATTCGTCTGAGAGTAGATGATTTTGTTCCTTCTAAAGAGCAAGTACGGGTGTCTAGACGAATGCAAAGGTATAGTTATGTTGCCTTTTATTCCCCCACCTCTCCCTAAAAAACAAAGTTTACAGTATTGTTGTCTGTAGATTGAGAATTACAATTCTTTTGGTACATTTAGTATAGTTAATCAGTTATTTATAATATAGAACCCCACCAAAGATGATGTATCATGACACTTTCAAGGTTGGAAATTTATTACTGCACAAAATCTGCTCTAAAGAAAATTCTAATGTCGGACAACTATTATGcaattttctagggtttttgaGTGGGTCATGGGCTAATTGATGtcgattactttcagttatcaGTGGTGTAATTTTACTATGATTTCTTCTGTATCATTATTAAGTTCTAGCAAAACATACATTTAATTcgataaatgggggtaaggctagccgacattcacctctcccagaccctgcgtaaagcgggagccttgtgcactgggtacgacctttttttttatactttatCCTGATCAATGAAAATAATCTATGCCTAGGTTCTTAGAAGGTACCTTGGAATGTAAGAAACCAGGGGAGTCTATAGAGAATCCAAATGCTTCTAAGGACACATGCAGCCATACGCATCTTGAAGTTTCAAGCTCAGCCGCGAAAGAATCCTGTTCCAATAACAATGAAGAGAAGGGTGGGGAAGAAAATATTTTGCATTTCTTATCAGATCAAGTTGAAAATTCTGTTCGTAGTTGCTCTGAAAGTGGGGAATTTCCTGACATTCAATTTCCAAAAGTTTCTGTTAAAAAGGTTTTACAAGCCAAAAGAAAGCTATTGGTTGAAGGATCAGAAGATCTCTTATACTCGAGCAATATTGCATTCCAAATAGCGGCTACTATAAGGAAGTCGTTACCAGGTGAGAAGGATGCCCACCAGGGAAGATTATTGACGAATATTACAGATGAAAAGGGGCCATCTCCAAAACTTATTGCTGAAAAGCTAGAGAGTTCCTTGAATCAATTGGCAAAGACATCTGGTCTGTTAGTCAGGGCTTGTAATGgacatttaaatttttattctgCCACAAAACAAGCTTCCTCATGTCAAAGTGCTCAAACTGTTAGCGTCGCTAAAGGATCTGCTGCTAGGTCTGAAAGTAAAGAGTGCAGTGTGAAAAATATCTCTCAATATACTCCAGTAAAGAGGCGGAGGCTTGAGATTCATTTGAAAAGGTCCAGTTTTGATTCAGAAGAGTATGCTTTGTATAGACGGTATCAAATAGCAGTGCATAATGATACCCCTGAACATGTTACGGAAAGCTCATATAGGAGGTTCCTGGTTGATACTCCCTTAAATTATGTTCCTCCAAAAGGTGATGGTACAGTTCCACCTTGTGGCTTTGGTTCTTTCCATCAGCAATATGTGATTGATGGCAAACTTATTGCAGTCGGTGTTATAGATATCCTCCCTAGATGTTTGTCAAGTAAATACTTATTTTGGGACCCAGATTTTGCCTTCCTATCACCTGGAAAGTATTCAGCACTACAAGAAATAAATTGGGTGAAAGAAAATCAAGCCCATTGCACCACTCTTCAGTATTATTATCTCGGTTATTACATTCACTCTTGTAGTAAGATGAGATACAAAGCAGCATATTGCCCGTCTGAGCTACTCTGTCCTCTACGTTACCAGTAAGTTCCCTTTTGCTTGCACCAGCTGACCGTGGAAAGCTGTTAATAGTTTCAAGTTACTACTTAGGTTGAAAATTGTTCTTTATACATCAGTCCTCTACGTTACCAGTAAGTTTCCCTTTGCTTGATAATGACACACATGCAAGCTGAATTTTTCATATCAGACCAATATATCTACTTTATCTACATAACCAATGGAAATCATTACTTTTCATATTAATTAAGAAAATCTTCTCGTGCCCTGATATCCAAATTTTTCGGTGGCTGACAAACTGAAATTTTAACACCAGGTGGGTTCCTTTTGATGTTGCCAAACCTTTGCTTGATAAAAAACGGTATGCTGTTCTATCTGATGTTTCCATTCCGCAAGATAAAGCGTCCTTGCAACCTCATGTTTCTGAAGAAGACATGGAAGTGCAACATGATGACATTGGGAAAGAAGACACTAATGATTTTCTTATGTACGACGATGGAGGAGCGATTGACTCTGAATATGAAAGCTCAGACAACGAACAAAATCTGGTGTCTGCCGATGTAGAAGATGGAGATGTTGGTAACATTTTAATCGGGTTGAAGGGATCTCGTGTGAGATTCAAGGTATGTATACTCAAGCTTCATAGAATTTTCATATACCTGATTTAAAACTACTGAAACCTCCCCACCCAAATTCCAACCCCTTATTGTGCATTCATTTACTTATTACACTGGTTTCTCTTGAAGGATATAATGTTCGCTTTTGGCGCCTCAGAACGGAGTTACTTGGAGCTACAGCTGCATAGATATACGAGGGTTGTAGGCAAAGAGCTAGGTGAGCAAATGGTTTATTCGCTCGAGTAATTTGGCTGTTCTCAGGACTCTTCGATGGATTTCATCAGAAGTGAAAGATTTATACATTGCGGTTGGAGCCGGCTTTTCTGCCTGAATCAACAACGCCTGGTCATTTTAGCCGGGGCTAAACCCGAGAGCCAATGTCGAATAGTTTGGTTCGGACGCTTGTTTGCTGTTCGAATCGCCTGTGTTCAATATCCGACAGACTCCTTCCCCGGATTCATCTTGCAGTTTGCATGTTTTTTCTTGATGTCAAGTTATATCTATATGAAGTGGTAAATTTATCAGAGTTGCCCAAATGCACAATTAAGCTTGGATTTACccattttatattttatgtaaTATCAGACTAATTTTGTCGCCACCATTACGTAGACTATTAAATTAGAACAGTTGCGACTCAAGGATGAATAGAAACTTCCACTCAAACCTCTTCGCGTTCAAATCATTGAGTTTTATCTTTATGATTAGaactgttcatattataaattattctATAAAGTTATTTatgcaaaaaatgaattaaaactggaGTCGTTCAACCAATCTATTATAGCAACTACATAGACGGTAAGTAATATTTTTACCAAATATGTTCCTCTGTTTTTATACGGTTAGATAACTAAACaatcttaattttaatttattttttacaaagaCAATCTTTGCATAGTAATCCAGCAACGAATAATATTGAGTAATAACTCTTTCTCATTCTTTAGAGAGGAAAGTATCCACCGAATCATTGGTAAGCTGTTTTTGCGGAATTATTGGCAGCTGTTTCCCAGAAATTTCTTTTTTCCTAccataaacaaaacttaaataaataaaagaaaaagaagaaggtcgGTGCTTAATTACCTGCGGCGGGGCCCTTTGTATGATTGAAAGGATATTTCAACGTCAGCAAAACTGTTGTTTCCCGCCAGATTGAACGGATTAATTTCGGCGCATGAAGATGTTCGAGTCAGTTTATTTTTGCTACTGTTTCTTGACGTGCACGGTATTGGTACAATTAACTAAAATAAATCTAAGAAAATAAGATGAGAATATTCCCAAATTAGGAAATCAAACAGAATCAACCATAATCATGATTCATACAGCCCGTACTCATCACAAGAAAATCTGTCTCGTAACCTGATGAGAGAAATAGATATAATGAGATTACTCCGATGTTAGCTAAGAACGCCTCTGTCACAAGCTTTATAAGCAAATCTATTTTCGATCAATTACGACGGTGAGGCAAGTGGGAATTTAATTGAACTAGAGATTGCATTTGAAGAGAGGTTACATACAACATGATCAAATTTGAACAGAATCGAATGTTTTACAATTTTGTTATTGCAGGCAAGTGCAGATAGTTGCCTAAATTGAGGAATCAAGAGCTTAGTAATTCACATGAGTGGAAGAAGAACAATGAGATTTGAAGAATGTACAATTGAGTACGAACGGGGAACCGATCAACCTTCGTCTGCATCGCTGCTACCGACTTGCGCTTCATGACTGGCCCAAAAAGTTCTTCCTTCCGGACCCGACACCTTAATCCTGCTCAAGAATGAAACTCACAACCTTATTTTCACAAAACTCGGATTAGATTAGAATGTTAAATTTTCTTTCTCCGCATGTCTACTGACCTCTCGAGTACGGATTTTCCTTCCTTGTACTTCTGGCCCTTTTCGTGGGCAGTCTCCTGAAAGAAACCATCAAAATGAATAACGGCAGAGAAAGAAATGTATAAATCCTGATAGTTCTAATCATGGCTCGTGATCTTACATATTTCCACCCCACTATCGATCCACACCCAACGCAGAAAATGTCAGCAACTGTGTGCAGTCCGGTCATCATTGCTCTATCTTCACACTCCCCGGAATATACATTCACTCTGTAATATGATTGGACACACGAATCATATATCTAAAacaatgtattaaaagcgtgaggCGTGGGCGTGGCGTCCGAGGGATAGCCCAGCCTAGGCGTGAGTCAAAGCCTCACAGgacttaattttttaatatatacaccgTACACataaattatattaaaaaagaagaagattattaatcaataatcatcctgagcacacacatatattataaatacatatacacacacatatatatacatatattatattatatataaaatagaggatgaaaagcacaatgagcacacatataacaatgcacGTAAACGGCAcacacatccattatataaaaaataaaaattagaaaacaaGGCAGAGAGATGATAGTGCAAGGAAGATGTATGAGGTagttaaaaccctacccaaaatttgggtttgggagtataacaaaaaataaaaaataaaaaaaatcccttGAGGCGCACCTAGGCGGCTCTGGCGACGCCTTCCGGCGCCTTCCGCCCACTCCCTGAAAACAGAGGCGGCAACCCTCAAGCCCAGCCTCATAGGGCGCCTAGGCGCGCCCTGAGGCGAttcttttaaaacattgatctAAAACCAACTAACTGCAAGCATATACCGTTCAATGACAAATTTCGTTGAATGAGCTTGCATACAAGCATTTTAGACTGCATTATCCCGCACCTTCCATACTTTCAGCTATGTTGAGAAATATTTTGACAGACTACAAAtgaaaagtaaaactcacagaCTGAGCGCTGGAAACTGTTGGCGGCAATTCTCTCGTTGTATATAAATACAAGAAAAGAAAGCAGATTTTCAATGAAACGGAAATAGACCGGTATCATATGATCAACAAATCGCACATGCAATCAATAAATGTTTCACTATTTCAACATCTTGCCTGTAATTTCCATATCAGACATGGTAAAGGTGTCCAAATATTAAGAAAAACTTACACCTTACTGAAGAGATAAGCCTTCCCATGCCTGCAGTAAAAAGACTGAACGAAACACAGGCAAAACATGTAGTCAGAAAATGCACTTGTATTCAAATTTGAAATTACCAACCAAGAGTTATTTGACGCCAAATGAAATGGGAAAATAAGGGCAATCACAACAAAGAAGAACAGAACAAGCCTTAGTTTATACCAAACTATTACCAACATGTATTCTAATAATCATCGTTGTTTTATACGTTGTCGTCAAAACTTCAAAGACAGCACAGACTATAACCATCTGTCAGTTCATTCTAATAACAGCGCTATGTTCTCTTACATTATTACTTGAGACAATACAGATCCACTCATTCACGGCCAAATGCTTCGAAAAGTAGTTGTGCACATGGACGTAAAGACGCATTTGAAAGCAATGAACAATGAAAACTATGAAAGCATACACCACCATGTCCTCTCTCAGTTGAAAAGAGGAACAAGGCTT
This region of Malus domestica chromosome 07, GDT2T_hap1 genomic DNA includes:
- the LOC103432817 gene encoding arginyl-tRNA--protein transferase 2-like translates to MAGKMKKGEASSSGGGSSNHRGESVVVDYGKNKSSCGYCKSGARTSISHGLWAHSITINDYQDLLDRGWRRSGCFLYKPEMERTCCPAYTIRLRVDDFVPSKEQVRVSRRMQRFLEGTLECKKPGESIENPNASKDTCSHTHLEVSSSAAKESCSNNNEEKGGEENILHFLSDQVENSVRSCSESGEFPDIQFPKVSVKKVLQAKRKLLVEGSEDLLYSSNIAFQIAATIRKSLPGEKDAHQGRLLTNITDEKGPSPKLIAEKLESSLNQLAKTSGLLVRACNGHLNFYSATKQASSCQSAQTVSVAKGSAARSESKECSVKNISQYTPVKRRRLEIHLKRSSFDSEEYALYRRYQIAVHNDTPEHVTESSYRRFLVDTPLNYVPPKGDGTVPPCGFGSFHQQYVIDGKLIAVGVIDILPRCLSSKYLFWDPDFAFLSPGKYSALQEINWVKENQAHCTTLQYYYLGYYIHSCSKMRYKAAYCPSELLCPLRYQWVPFDVAKPLLDKKRYAVLSDVSIPQDKASLQPHVSEEDMEVQHDDIGKEDTNDFLMYDDGGAIDSEYESSDNEQNLVSADVEDGDVGNILIGLKGSRVRFKDIMFAFGASERSYLELQLHRYTRVVGKELGEQMVYSLE
- the LOC103432818 gene encoding protein yippee-like; protein product: MGRLFVVSLEGKIYSCKHCRTHLALCDDVVSKSFYCRHGKAYLFSKVVNVYSGECEDRAMMTGLHTVADIFCVGCGSIVGWKYETAHEKGQKYKEGKSVLERIKVSGPEGRTFWASHEAQVGSSDADEG